AGGACAAATAACACTGATCCGGGTTTTAAAAGTGGTATGGATGTACTAGTAAACGACTGTGAGGAAAAGAAGGCACCACTCAATATCGGCTCGGACAAACCCCGCCAGTCATGCGGTCTGAGTTACCCTTCCAAGACGAATTTGAACAGTTTAGTTACGTCTGGGAATACAAATCAAAGTTCCAAGCAGAAACCGCCTGTGGATGAGCGATATGTACCTCTGGTAGGTGCTGATCTCACTCCCGAGATCATCAACGTTGTGTTGAATATGAAGTTGGACGCAAGTTTGTACAATATTTGCGAGGCTGACATTGCAGGTCTAAATGAAGTTAAGAAAACGCTCAAGGACAAGGTCGTACAGCCAATTATGCGACCCGACCTTCACACGGGATTGCTGAGGGCGCCCAAAGGTGTGCTACTTTTCGGCCCGCCAGGAACGGGGAAGACTACGCTTGCTAAATGGATCGCAAATTTGTCTCGCGCCAATTGTTTCGAGGTCTCTCCCAGCTCTATAACTAGCAAATTTCATGGTGAAAGTGAGTCTATCATCAAGGCACTTTTTAAGGTGGCTCATTTTGATAGCCCCTCTATTATTTTCATCGACGAGGTGGACGCTGTGCTTGGCAAACGCAGCACGAACGAGGCCGACCTCTCTATACGTATGAAgaaccagctgctgcaaatGATGGATGGTTTGCACTGCGGCACGAATGATGGAACAGTGGTGGTCATTGCGGCCACCAATCGCCCCATGATGTTGGACGATGCGGCGCTTCGACGATTCGGAAAACGTGTTCTGATCCCACTTCCTGACTTGGAAACCCGCAAGGCGTTTTTGCATGACACTCTACGCAAGAATTGTAACGGAAATTGTGAATTAAGTAGTGATGAATTGGACCAGATCGCTGCATCTACGGAAGGAtggaacggcagcgatctgCTGGCTTTGTGCACAAAAGCAGCCGAATATTCTTACGACGACACCGTTGAAGCATACGGTGGGATCGAAAACATTCCGGACGCTAGCGTATTTAGGGGTCTAGTCATAGACGACTTTATCCGTGCTCTGCGGCGGGTACGCCCTTCGAATGCGGCCAGCAGTGATTTCTCATTCGAAGAGTGGCAAAGGCTGTATGGTTCGCACTGAACTTTCTTCTCAGATATATAATAGTGCTTAACTATTGTTATGCTTGCATATtgtagtgtgctatgtggctacatGACTAGGGCCGGTTTCgattttgcggggctaacaCCTCACGCTGCTGTTGGTTGCGGGTTCCACGTCGGGCTGTCGCCCATCGTAACTGGTGCCATCTATCCTGTCTGGGCAGGAGCACATTCGACACAACAGTGATCGTCATAGCCATGTAGTTTTCACGGGTTATACATCTCCACGCTGCTGATGGCATTCCGTTACTCGGGATGTCTTATCTCTGGTAGTTTACGCCCCGATCCCCCGTTACTTTGTCGTACATTATCCTTTCATTTCCCCAACACCTCACTTTTCATCCCTTTCAACCTCTCCCGTCTGTCTCAGTCTCACTTAACGTGGCTCCCTATCTCCTTCCACATCGCCACGTTGCCGCCTCTTCCAATCCCTCGACAAtttcgctccttatccccTCACCTTTTTACACTGCCATAGCATTCTCTAAAGACCATTTCCCGCCTTCTCGCCTCCTACAACTCACTCCACCCCTTCATTTCATTCACTTCCTTGCCTCCCTGCTCACTCCCCTCTCCTTCATACACGTCCCCCTTTCCTTCGGCTTATTTTTCCCCGCCTTCCTTTCACGCACCTTAATGCCCCTTGCGCCACTCCTGTGCACCCTCCTACCTCGCAATTCGCCTGGCTCTCTGGTCGCGCCCCTGATCTCCTGTCTGGCACCATGTTGGTCGCCGACCGGAATGGCGAAGATGCCATACGATTCGCAACATGCCACATCAAGGCACATCATGCACGTTATGAACACCCCGATATGCGACACTATTGACGCTTCATTTGATTACATTGTGCAATTACTTTTCCGAATGCCGTATCACAACCTGACTGGCCGGCACCTGTCGCCGCAACTAAGATCATGAAAATAATGAACTAATATTATGTGTTGCGAAGTATTGTTATACGCGAGATATTAGTAGTTATTTAAGCTGGTCTATGAGATCATTGGGATCATCGTCAAAGTAGTCGGCGTCGTAGAGTGAGAGCATCTTCCTGCTATTGgtgagcagcgccttgacgtcgatgaggTGTGAAGCCTTAGACCTGATGGCATGAGAGCACAGGTACAGGATGTCCAGGCGGTACAGTATCGTGTATGAGAGGAGAAGTGCTGCGGCCGACCACAATGCGATGAGCGTGTAGATGAAGGGCATCCTGACTTTGTAGAGGAAGTCGTCCATGCGGGTCATAAGTGATGCGATAGGTTGACCGTTGACAATTTTTTCCAACTTAGAGATGACATCAGAGCACTTGAGTGATGTCTGCGGTGTGCCCTCCGGtggcgtgaacccgtgtaggtagaggaggggcaTAGCATAGGGGCATGAGTGGAGTGATGCGCACTTGGTGTTACCATGCCCTTCTAAATCATAACGTAGTTTCTTGAGTGACTCCCACAGTCTGTCCGGCAGGTAAACCGCCcagatgaggtaggtgtgggcgaaAGTCGGAGAGTACAGGGAGTACGCCCGATAGGTGATTGGGGAGCAGTGTTGAGGGCAATTGGCACGATcaccgctgcagccaaccagTGTGGACAAGGTACGGGGATGTGCATTGTCGTGGATGGTGTTGAAAGCGTCTGTACCCCTGATACCCCGGACGGCGTGAAGGTCGTGGCGACCAAGATGGTCCCAGTCAGGGCAGTTGGGATGCGGAGTGGACAGGGCAGTTCCCAGGTTTGACGGTCCTTTCGAATGTGATAAGTACAGCTCATTTCCGAAATGATGGAAGAATGAGACAAGCTCCCCGGTTGTGCGtggcgtccgcctggtgaggcagttgaggtaagCGGACAATGTCAGCAAGGGATCATCATCGACGCTGCAGGTGGGAGAGAGGAGGTAATAGAGGTAGCTGGCATCTTTGGGGCTCTTGCCGAAATAACCTTTTctgaatcccatcctgataCGACTCTTGAGGCAGACGTCACACGGGTTGTAGAAATAAGTGTTATAGTTGGAGGCGTCAGTCAGGAAGGCCTGGAGAGGGGAGTCAGCAGATACGGATTGCCCATACTGACAAGTTACCCAACCACCATGTGACTTGTCCCGACTACACTGCGACTTTAAGAACTCCAgctggtggtggcaggcgtacacGTAGTCACGCAACTGGCAGAGGAGCCCGGCGGGGTCGAGAGAGTAGTAATAATTGCGATACTCTGCATTGAACTCGGGAATTGACATAGCGTTCGAAATGCCTTTGTCCTCAATCCGGTATATAACGACCGCAGCGTAGTGGCACGCTTCTGTCACTTTGGCGGTTACATGGGAAGCGTCCAGCGTGGAGGGATCACCGATTACCTCTACAGCATCGGAGTGCTGCGAAGGATATAAAACGTCGTTGTTTTGTTCATTTAAGATGCTTTTGACGTGCTTCTCTATTATATAAATATAGCTATACTGAGTCAAGCCCACAAGCCAGTAAAGCATTTCCCGGATCGTCTGGGGAGGAGGCAAATGATCGGAGGGCGGGGGAGGCGACCTGGTTGCTGAGATGGTGGTAAGGGAAGAAGGCTCAACAAACCAGGGTTCACGGCATTGGGGAATATAGGCTTCACTAGTAATTCCTTCGTTGGGTGATTCATGGAAATCGAAACGTTCAAACGGCACATCGGCGTCATGAAGGCCCAATGCGTTCGACAAACCTGACGCTTCTCGTAACTTATCCCGGTTGTAAGCTAAATCCGATTGGGAATGTGGTTTGCCAAATGTCTGCGGGCCGGTCAGAGGATATTTAGGAGGGGTGATGCCCTTGCCATATCGTGATTTCTCAATATCATAATTGAAAAGCGCATCGGCACTTGGCTTATAAACACCCCTACTATGTATCAATTTAGGCTTCAAAACTTCCACTTCTAATTCAGGCAAATGCTGACCTCGACCACTACCGGGAGCAAGGCTACCAGATGCAGCAGATCGCGGGGTCGAAACCTTGGCTGCCTGATTGCGCACTGCCTGTGGAGATACTGTATTCTGTGTACCTAACGAAGCACTATCCGACCCCGCACCTAGCACCGCAGCTTGAGCAGGGAGCTTAGGGCTTACAGCAGGACTGGCGGGAGGGGTTGGAGTGGACATTGCCGAGGATTGAAGTGTGGGCGGAGGCGGTTGTATCCCCTGTGCATCTGGAAGATGAGAAGACGCTGAAGCAACCGGACCAGTAGGCCCCAGCTGACCTGGATCACCATTAGACCCCGGTGCGCCTGTACCACCACCTGGACCATGGCCACCAGGTGACGGATGGCCTGGGCTCGGAGTACTTGTTGAGGAAGTatgtgcagctgctggtggtTGAACTAGCTGTTGAGCTGGAGGATCACTGACCTGCAAACTCTTGCCTCCGTCACCCGAACCAGAGGGGCCTTGACCTTTACCATCTTCAGGAGGAGTGTCAGAACCAAGTGGTGCTTGCGATATTTCAGGCTTTTGTTCACTTTGACCATTATTTTGGTTTGGAGATCCTGATGACGCAGCATCCACCAGAGTGCCATCCTCCACCAACTCTACAACATCATCATACTGATCCTCGGCATCTGCTTCCTGAGGGGATGTATGATGGCCATGGGTTTGATCACACTTTCGACCTTTTAAAATGTGTACAAGCGCATCCAGTTCTCCACCGTACCCACCGAGCATCCCTATTACCCCTTTCCACTTCTGATCCAAATTCTCTGACCCATTGCTCTCCGTACCAAGGTTTCGCTCATCAAATATAAAACCATATGGGAAAAAATGCTTGTTGAAATATTCACCAGCACCTGTATAGCGATTTGCCTTAATTTCTTTCAGACTTGACCCCACTCTATCCAAATTCTCTTTAAGCCACCTCGTCATCCTTTTAGCGAACTTTTCTTTGTTAAGATCATCAACTGCTGGCGAATGACCAGTGTTGGAGAGGATACCAGCATTGAAAATCTTTTCAAGTGACTTTTTAAGAATGGCGCAATGTGGTTTCAATTGTTCCCAATCTATGCAGTTTCCGTACTCGTTGATATACCCATCCAGAGCGTTTTCTACCTTGTTATCCTTGTCATTGTCCACAATCTCGCAAAATGTTTTGAGCAATGCAAGAGCGTTTGCCGTGTTGGAAGCCTGTGAGCCAGCATTGGTCAAAGCCGATGTGACAAAGACATCACTAAAGAAATTCGTATGTAACTCTTCCAGTAACTTTGGGAGGTTATCAACCATCTCCCCACCGTAGGTATAGCCACCATTTTTACCTTCTTTCAACTCGCCTTTTTCGAATCCACCAGAAATGACACCATACTTAACGAAGGACGTATCAATGAGATATGTATCAATCTTACTGACACCAGATGTAGACATTGCAACCAATCCAATCGTTTGGtccgcccagtcccctccaCCCACCGCAACGAACCTCTTATCCACATGATATTGCAAGAAGTAGACGACGGAGAGCAATTTGGGAATGCAAGCGAGTAGCGTAAATAATACCACACTAGGCGTGTTCTCCATATAATTAGTAGGCTGCGCATCTTTGCACAATTTATCATAGAAGTGTGACACTTGAAAAAGCAATCGCGACAGTGCGGTTTTTATGTTCTGTGCATCTGAATTCTTAGAATAATATATTCTAAGACGCCGAGCCAATTCCTCGGCCACCTGACCTTGCATATGTTCGTCATTTTTCAACCACTCCAGGAACTGGAGACACTGCTTAAGATTGTTAAGCGCAGGAATCTTACTTGTTATCTTCGCCATCTCGTCCACTTCCAATCATCCACCAATCCACGCTCACAAACCAACAGGGACAACTCCCATACCACGTCAGCTGGAAGCGACTAAACTTGTCAAATCTCTACCCTGACCACTCACTACGCCCACTCATTGACAGTA
This genomic stretch from Babesia bigemina genome assembly Bbig001, chromosome : III harbors:
- a CDS encoding ATPase, AAA family domain containing protein, putative, encoding MENVAIKLAAAAARERIPVEYAARYTDLLLEESRNRNDSNADSYHADTIHDTVSDFLLQFEEKIALNLDATVAELRPDLSNVQHRRNRYTSIYDSSTSDSAVLTGASSITGSRRQCLKSFFDGKSFVGSIPLKNAARRYILGELELDAVRNIARLSGLRARQTRVAASNAVGAQNGAVSTPATATPSVAPASRDASTNVATASQPTSKSTESRVSGGVANAVPPEASPVISRPEIKPTPKAAQPKQDPPAYLNTKKEISESHGATKDDEPNPSGTVKRQWEAGATKAATDGTRLAAKNTKRTNNTDPGFKSGMDVLVNDCEEKKAPLNIGSDKPRQSCGLSYPSKTNLNSLVTSGNTNQSSKQKPPVDERYVPLVGADLTPEIINVVLNMKLDASLYNICEADIAGLNEVKKTLKDKVVQPIMRPDLHTGLLRAPKGVLLFGPPGTGKTTLAKWIANLSRANCFEVSPSSITSKFHGESESIIKALFKVAHFDSPSIIFIDEVDAVLGKRSTNEADLSIRMKNQLLQMMDGLHCGTNDGTVVVIAATNRPMMLDDAALRRFGKRVLIPLPDLETRKAFLHDTLRKNCNGNCELSSDELDQIAASTEGWNGSDLLALCTKAAEYSYDDTVEAYGGIENIPDASVFRGLVIDDFIRALRRVRPSNAASSDFSFEEWQRLYGSH